The proteins below come from a single Oerskovia jenensis genomic window:
- a CDS encoding carbohydrate ABC transporter permease, producing the protein MSVQNPVRESPAPAPHQSSTAASGAPSAQHAGPPVDAPPAPVGAGHRPTGGRPPERTRRRRPLYLGSYATLLVATVVMALPLVWMVLASFKRPDELYSIPLQWLPQNLDLANYVQTTQSIPVGQLFLNSVGLTVVGSTLKLLLGLCCAYALVFLDVPFKRAVFVLVLFTLLIPQQITIIPNYTLVAQLGWLNTYQGILVPGLASAFGTFLFRQHFLSLPISILEAAELDGAGHWRKLWRFVVPLSYPTIAAVALVSVVAEWNDYLWPFLVTDDAEKMTLPVGLTLLQSVDGMNNWGVLMAATVLVTLPILIVFLFLQRRLVAGLTAGAVTG; encoded by the coding sequence ATGAGCGTCCAGAACCCGGTGCGAGAGTCCCCGGCCCCCGCGCCGCACCAGTCCTCGACCGCAGCCTCGGGCGCGCCCAGCGCTCAGCACGCCGGACCACCCGTGGACGCACCACCGGCCCCCGTCGGTGCCGGCCACCGCCCGACCGGCGGCCGACCGCCGGAACGCACGCGCCGTCGTCGGCCCCTGTACCTGGGCTCGTACGCGACCCTGCTGGTCGCGACCGTCGTCATGGCGCTGCCGCTCGTGTGGATGGTGCTCGCGAGCTTCAAGCGCCCCGACGAGCTGTACTCGATCCCGCTCCAGTGGCTCCCGCAGAACCTCGACCTCGCGAACTACGTCCAGACGACGCAGAGCATCCCCGTCGGGCAGCTGTTCCTCAACAGCGTGGGCCTGACGGTCGTCGGCTCGACGCTCAAGCTGCTGCTCGGCCTGTGCTGCGCGTACGCGCTCGTGTTCCTCGACGTCCCGTTCAAGCGCGCGGTCTTCGTCCTGGTCCTGTTCACGCTGCTCATCCCGCAGCAGATCACGATCATCCCCAACTACACGCTCGTCGCCCAGCTCGGGTGGCTCAACACCTACCAGGGCATCCTCGTGCCGGGCCTGGCGAGCGCGTTCGGGACCTTCCTGTTCCGTCAGCACTTCCTGTCGCTGCCGATCTCGATCCTCGAGGCCGCCGAGCTCGACGGCGCGGGCCACTGGCGCAAGCTGTGGCGCTTCGTCGTGCCGCTGTCCTACCCCACCATCGCGGCCGTCGCGCTCGTGTCCGTCGTCGCCGAGTGGAACGACTACCTGTGGCCGTTCCTCGTGACCGACGACGCCGAGAAGATGACGCTCCCCGTCGGCCTCACGCTCCTGCAGAGCGTCGACGGCATGAACAACTGGGGCGTCCTGATGGCCGCGACCGTGCTCGTGACCCTCCCGATCCTGATCGTCTTCCTGTTCCTCCAGCGCCGGCTCGTCGCCGGGCTCACCGCCGGAGCCGTGACCGGCTGA
- a CDS encoding carbohydrate ABC transporter permease — MTSVSSPVRPAPPARRRTIPGRAPAARSRFTRPTPRALRTWLAFLLLAGPNVVLLLVFVYRPLLQSFYYSTLQWNMGSPTARSVGLGNYVEWFQDPTTADVMVTTGVFTVATVGGSLILGLGLALLLNRRLKGRGFARTVVFAPYVLSGVAVGMLWLFIFDPRYGLLSAGLRAIGLESPDWYTTSPWALVMIIVVYLWKNVGYVALIFLAGLQAVPLELKQAAALDGASSARTFRSIVLPLLAPTTFFLTVTTLLSSLQSFDIIQAMTKGGPLGSTTTLMYQIYEEGFVTGRAGYASAVATILFLLLLVVTVVQLRFVEKKVHYA; from the coding sequence ATGACCTCCGTGTCATCCCCTGTGCGCCCCGCGCCACCCGCACGCCGTCGGACGATCCCCGGACGGGCCCCGGCGGCCCGGTCCCGCTTCACGCGCCCCACCCCACGGGCCCTGCGCACCTGGCTCGCGTTCCTGCTGCTCGCGGGGCCCAACGTGGTCCTGCTGCTCGTGTTCGTCTACCGCCCGCTGCTGCAGAGCTTCTACTACTCGACCCTGCAGTGGAACATGGGCTCGCCCACGGCCCGCTCGGTCGGCCTCGGCAACTACGTCGAGTGGTTCCAGGACCCGACGACGGCCGACGTCATGGTCACGACGGGCGTCTTCACGGTCGCGACCGTGGGTGGCTCGCTGATCCTGGGCCTGGGCCTGGCCCTGCTGCTGAACCGCCGCCTGAAGGGCCGCGGGTTCGCGCGGACCGTGGTGTTCGCGCCCTACGTGCTGTCGGGCGTCGCGGTCGGCATGCTGTGGCTGTTCATCTTCGACCCGCGCTACGGCCTGCTCTCGGCGGGCCTGCGCGCGATCGGGCTCGAGTCCCCCGACTGGTACACGACCTCGCCCTGGGCGCTCGTCATGATCATCGTCGTCTACCTGTGGAAGAACGTCGGGTACGTCGCCCTGATCTTCCTGGCCGGTCTCCAGGCCGTCCCGCTCGAGCTCAAGCAGGCAGCAGCCCTCGACGGCGCGTCCTCGGCCCGCACGTTCCGCTCGATCGTCCTGCCGCTGCTCGCACCCACGACCTTCTTCCTCACGGTCACGACGCTGCTGAGCTCGCTCCAGTCGTTCGACATCATCCAGGCCATGACCAAGGGCGGGCCGCTCGGCTCGACCACGACGCTCATGTACCAGATCTACGAGGAGGGCTTCGTGACCGGCCGCGCCGGCTACGCGTCGGCCGTCGCGACGATCCTGTTCCTCCTGCTGCTGGTCGTCACGGTCGTCCAGCTGCGCTTCGTCGAGAAGAAGGTGCACTACGCATGA
- a CDS encoding glycerophosphodiester phosphodiesterase — translation MTRAFRVVAHRGNSSVAPQNTLAAFEAAWRAGADSIEIDVQLTADGEVVVIHDDTLDATTDGTGRVDALTLADVRAVDAGSWFAPAYAGQRVPTFAEVVDFLVTHPGIDLLVEVKGDWGPDDVRKVTEPVQRAGLTDRVIGQSFWPSTVAALAKVAPDLRRGLLVGEYSDDLLATCAELGVMTCNPAGHLLVERPGLVDELQGDGLEVQVWTLDEPAQWTLALVAGVDAVITDRPDRLRGWLAGR, via the coding sequence GTGACGCGCGCGTTCCGGGTCGTCGCGCACCGGGGGAACTCGTCCGTCGCGCCGCAGAACACGCTCGCGGCGTTCGAGGCCGCGTGGCGCGCGGGAGCGGACAGCATCGAGATCGACGTCCAGCTCACCGCGGACGGCGAGGTCGTCGTGATCCACGACGACACCCTGGACGCGACGACGGACGGGACCGGCCGGGTCGACGCGCTCACGCTCGCGGACGTCCGCGCCGTGGACGCGGGCTCGTGGTTCGCCCCTGCCTACGCCGGGCAGCGCGTCCCGACGTTCGCGGAGGTCGTGGACTTCCTCGTCACGCACCCGGGCATCGACCTCCTGGTGGAGGTCAAGGGCGACTGGGGTCCCGACGACGTCCGCAAGGTCACCGAGCCCGTCCAGCGCGCCGGGCTCACCGACCGCGTGATCGGGCAGAGCTTCTGGCCCTCGACGGTCGCGGCGCTGGCGAAGGTGGCCCCGGACCTGCGCCGCGGCCTCCTCGTCGGTGAGTACTCCGACGACCTGCTCGCGACCTGCGCGGAGCTGGGCGTCATGACGTGCAACCCGGCAGGACACCTGCTGGTCGAGCGCCCCGGACTGGTCGACGAGCTCCAGGGCGACGGCCTCGAGGTGCAGGTGTGGACCCTCGACGAGCCCGCACAGTGGACCTTGGCGCTCGTGGCCGGCGTCGACGCGGTCATCACCGACCGCCCCGACCGCCTCCGGGGGTGGCTCGCGGGACGCTGA
- a CDS encoding ABC transporter substrate-binding protein → MNQPLPAQWTPSRRDVLRLGGLGALALSLAACAGPTVGGTSAPSASAGTDWSTIKPASQITWWSNHPGASKAIEEELIRRFTAKHPDIAVKLVTAGAGYDEVAQRFQAASSSNNLPDLVIASDVWWFRYYVNGQVLPLDDVFAHLDVDVADYNPTLYGDYAYGQKHWAVPYARSTPLFYYNKTMWAAAGLPDRGPATWAELAEWAPALRAQVPADGAPLGLATGTSWAAWWFENMLWGQGGQYSDEFTVTLDTPQALAAGDFLHDLFHGSKVAGVGTDAGADFAAGIFASTIGSTGSLTGLLDAASFELGTAYLPDGPSGSGTPTGGTGLAIPASRTPEQQLAAAMFLAFITDPENTAYFSQNTGYMPVRTSAVEGETMSSIYAATPQFRTAVDQLAEKSRSQDWVRVFVPGGDQILTDGIEQIVLKGTPAAEAFASITPRLEKAYQENVEPYL, encoded by the coding sequence GTGAACCAGCCCCTGCCCGCCCAGTGGACCCCGTCGCGACGCGACGTGCTGCGCCTCGGCGGCCTCGGCGCCCTCGCCCTCTCCCTCGCCGCGTGCGCGGGACCGACCGTCGGCGGCACGTCCGCCCCGTCCGCCTCCGCGGGCACCGACTGGTCGACGATCAAGCCCGCCTCGCAGATCACGTGGTGGAGCAACCACCCCGGCGCCTCCAAGGCCATCGAGGAGGAGCTGATCCGCCGCTTCACCGCGAAGCACCCCGACATCGCGGTCAAGCTCGTGACCGCGGGCGCCGGGTACGACGAGGTCGCGCAGCGCTTCCAGGCCGCGTCGTCGTCGAACAACCTGCCCGACCTCGTCATCGCGAGCGACGTGTGGTGGTTCCGCTACTACGTCAACGGCCAGGTCCTGCCGCTCGACGACGTGTTCGCGCACCTCGACGTCGACGTCGCCGACTACAACCCGACGCTGTACGGCGACTACGCGTACGGGCAGAAGCACTGGGCCGTGCCGTACGCGCGCTCGACGCCGCTCTTCTACTACAACAAGACCATGTGGGCCGCTGCGGGCCTGCCGGACCGCGGTCCCGCGACGTGGGCCGAGCTCGCCGAGTGGGCCCCCGCCCTGCGCGCCCAGGTCCCGGCCGACGGCGCCCCGCTCGGCCTCGCGACGGGCACCTCGTGGGCCGCCTGGTGGTTCGAGAACATGCTGTGGGGCCAGGGCGGGCAGTACAGCGACGAGTTCACGGTCACGCTCGACACCCCGCAGGCCCTGGCCGCGGGCGACTTCCTGCACGACCTGTTCCACGGGTCGAAGGTCGCGGGCGTCGGGACCGACGCCGGGGCCGACTTCGCCGCGGGCATCTTCGCCTCGACCATCGGGTCCACGGGCAGCCTCACGGGCCTGCTCGACGCCGCGTCGTTCGAGCTCGGCACGGCCTACCTGCCCGACGGGCCGTCGGGCTCCGGGACGCCCACGGGCGGCACGGGCCTGGCCATCCCGGCCTCGCGCACGCCCGAGCAGCAGCTCGCCGCGGCCATGTTCCTCGCCTTCATCACGGACCCGGAGAACACCGCATACTTCTCCCAGAACACCGGGTACATGCCGGTGCGCACGTCCGCGGTCGAGGGAGAGACCATGAGCAGCATCTACGCGGCCACGCCGCAGTTCCGCACGGCGGTCGACCAGCTCGCCGAGAAGTCCCGCTCGCAGGACTGGGTCCGGGTGTTCGTGCCCGGCGGGGACCAGATCCTCACCGACGGGATCGAGCAGATCGTCCTCAAGGGCACTCCCGCCGCCGAGGCGTTCGCGTCGATCACGCCGCGCCTCGAGAAGGCGTACCAGGAGAACGTGGAGCCCTACCTGTGA